The Metabacillus schmidteae nucleotide sequence CATTTAGAAATGCCAAAATGGATAAAGAGTGGAAAGAAACACATACAACACCTATCGGATATGTAAAATATTTAATACAAACAAAAACAAAAAATTAGCTGGTTTAAAATGCAAATTGAATTGTAATTTATAGGGGTGCTGAATAGATAACAGCACCCCTTATTAATAATGGGTAACTACATGTCGGTCATTTTTTTCTTTTTTAAAAAGTTAATTGTTCTTTTTTTCATTGATTTTGTTAAGTAACCGCCCTTAAATGACCGAATCTCATATGACATTAAGAATGCTTTTGGCTCATATTTATTGATTATGTCCAATAATTCACTTTCTCTTGAACGCTTTGAAACAATATCTAATCGGTAACGTGCAGTATTAATGCCTTCACCTTCAAACACAGTAACTCCAAAACCGGCTGTACGTAAGGCGTTTACCAAGTCCATATTTTTATCTAGAATATTTGCTTGATAGGTAATAAATCCAATAGCTAGTTTCTTTTCTAAAGCGCCACCTAAAAGTAATCCAACACTAAAACCAAGGACATAGGCAACGATATTGTATATATTAGAAAGGTCTTGAAAGACAAAGATTAAACTTACGATATAAATGATAGCTTCTAATAGTCCAACACCCGCTGCAGATGTTGTTTGGTTCTTAACAAGAAGTATTGTTCGTATCGTAAGGACTGGTACATAAATAAGTTGAAGTATAAAAATTAGCAAAGCCTGTAAGAGCATGTTTTTGATTTCCTTTCTAAGACCAAATTTTATAACGAAATCATAACATAATTTTTTAGTATGTATATAGAAGTTTTGGAAGTTTTTTATGTTAATTTTTTGTATGATTTATTGTAACCTTTCTTCCTGCTCTACATAAGGATAATATAAAATATTTGGGTGAAAAACTCCTGCTAAAGGAGCTGTGAGGAAATTGAAATCAATTGTCTTTATTGGATCAAATAAATCCGGTACGAGTAGAGAAGCTTTAAATATTGCAAAGCAAATGGGTTACTACACTATTTTATTTACAGATCGAGCAAAGTTTTTACAACAACGAGAAGAGTTTCCTGATGTACATCTAATGATATTTTTGAAAGATTTAATAAAAAAAGAAAGTGTTCTAAATGAGATTAAGCGACTGGTTGAAAAAGGATATGATGTTAAAGCGTGTCTTAGTTTGGTTGACCCATTTGTATCCATCGCCTCTCAATTAGCAAAAGAGTTGGGCCTTCAACATTTATCATCTGAAGCCTTATACAAAATGGAGAATAAAACACGTTTTCGCAAAGCACTTAACGGTCATTCATTCACACCATTTTTCTCTGTTTATGATAAAACACAATCGATTGATTCTTTTATCAGGCAGACGAAAGATCATTTACCACTTGTCGTTAAATCACCTGAATCGAACGGTTCAAAAGATGTTGTCTTAGTAAATACTATAGATGAATTAAGAAAAGAACTTTTGACCGTACAAAAAAGAAAGACAACAGTACCCTTGTTGGTTGAAGAATACTTAATAGGACCTCAATATTTAATTGAGGTAATTGTACATGAAAACAAAGTTTCAATTGTTGCCATTATAAAACAAGAGATCACAAATAGAAAAAGGTTCATAATAACTGGGTATCAATTTCCTGCCCAATTAAAATCAAATGAATTATATATGTTGGAAAAAAGTATATGTGAAATTGTAAAAACATTAGGTCTTGTTAATGGACCTTGTCATTTGGAGATGAGATTAGTTAACGGGGAATGGAAGTTAATCGAGATCAACCCAAGAATCTCAGGAGGTGCCATGAATCAAATCATTCTCCAC carries:
- a CDS encoding DUF2179 domain-containing protein is translated as MLLQALLIFILQLIYVPVLTIRTILLVKNQTTSAAGVGLLEAIIYIVSLIFVFQDLSNIYNIVAYVLGFSVGLLLGGALEKKLAIGFITYQANILDKNMDLVNALRTAGFGVTVFEGEGINTARYRLDIVSKRSRESELLDIINKYEPKAFLMSYEIRSFKGGYLTKSMKKRTINFLKKKKMTDM
- a CDS encoding ATP-grasp domain-containing protein, with protein sequence MRKLKSIVFIGSNKSGTSREALNIAKQMGYYTILFTDRAKFLQQREEFPDVHLMIFLKDLIKKESVLNEIKRLVEKGYDVKACLSLVDPFVSIASQLAKELGLQHLSSEALYKMENKTRFRKALNGHSFTPFFSVYDKTQSIDSFIRQTKDHLPLVVKSPESNGSKDVVLVNTIDELRKELLTVQKRKTTVPLLVEEYLIGPQYLIEVIVHENKVSIVAIIKQEITNRKRFIITGYQFPAQLKSNELYMLEKSICEIVKTLGLVNGPCHLEMRLVNGEWKLIEINPRISGGAMNQIILHGTGINLVKETIKLNLGKEPSFEKTKFQYVYAHYVIIQRRGVLIKVTGKKRAQRHKGVIDVYIKPRKGKILTPPLSMGDRYAYVLATGKTEEEAQRNALNAAKQIRFFLEPM